A single Saccharolobus shibatae B12 DNA region contains:
- the endA gene encoding tRNA-intron lyase, whose amino-acid sequence MVKALLVGSKVLIPNVDESRYIYSNGFYGKPIGISKPKGPKDIIRPLELSLIESVYLAKKGLIRVIDKNGEILEYEKLYEYSSKIINKFDIMYRVYEDLREKGFIVRSGVKYGADFAVYTLGPGLEHAPYVVIAVDIDEEITPHELLSFGRVSHSTRKRLVLALVDRKSESVRYIMFKWVKM is encoded by the coding sequence ATGGTAAAAGCCTTATTGGTGGGATCTAAGGTATTAATCCCAAATGTAGATGAATCAAGATACATTTATTCAAACGGTTTCTATGGAAAGCCAATAGGAATTTCTAAGCCGAAGGGCCCTAAAGATATAATTAGACCTCTAGAATTATCATTAATTGAAAGCGTCTATCTGGCCAAAAAGGGTTTAATTAGAGTTATCGATAAAAATGGTGAAATTCTTGAATATGAGAAACTATATGAATATAGTTCTAAAATAATAAATAAATTTGATATCATGTACAGAGTTTACGAAGACTTGAGGGAAAAAGGATTCATAGTTAGATCTGGAGTAAAATATGGAGCAGATTTTGCAGTATACACGTTAGGACCTGGATTAGAACATGCACCTTATGTGGTTATTGCAGTGGATATTGACGAAGAAATTACTCCTCATGAGTTATTGAGTTTTGGGAGAGTCTCCCACAGCACAAGGAAAAGATTAGTACTGGCTCTAGTAGATCGCAAAAGTGAAAGTGTAAGATACATAATGTTTAAATGGGTCAAAATGTAA